From a region of the Cyprinus carpio isolate SPL01 chromosome A18, ASM1834038v1, whole genome shotgun sequence genome:
- the LOC122148631 gene encoding uncharacterized protein LOC122148631: MFYCFVVHENHRDYLRFLWYEDNNLSKKVRDYRMKVHVFGNSPSPAVAIYCMRCAAAEGEREHGADAKQFVIRHFYVDDGLASAPTPEEAIDILTRSQKMLADSNLKLHKIASNSHKVMEAFPADERAKDLKDLDLRSDDLPLQHSLGVLWNLETDSFTFKVSQEERPYTKRGVLATVNSLYDPLGFVAPITMQGKALLRELSAEQNDWDEPLPSEKKEEWSRWKESLKDLQCLQIPRCYVPFPQSSAQRKELCIFSDSSIIAIGAVAYIKCIDSLGQRYVGFIMGKSKLAPRPAHTAPRLELCAAVLAVELYELVRDEIDINMDAVKFYTDSKIVLGYIHNSTRRFYTYVANRVTHIRKSSHPEQGHYISTENNPSDHATRAIHASHLQYKNWFSGPSFLTQSNPEPAQIDIFTLVEPDVDVEIRPDVATLITTTTETQLKSNRFERFSHRMTLCRAIALLIRVARSFKTTSDQRSFKGWKCNTEASTVSEIFRAKVVIILTVQTEIFSEEFKCLETKHTLPKQSPLKKLNPIIDEDGLLRVEGRLAPANMTKEEKHPLIIPRTHYIATLLVRYYHEKVAHQGRHITEGAIRAAGLWIIGSKCLVSSVIFKCVICRKVRGTLQIQKMADLPADRLSPMPPFTNVGLDVFGPWTVMTRRTKGGSADNKRWAVLFTCMTTRAVHIELVESMSTFSFINALRRFFSVRGPAKLLRSDRGTNFIGACKELKIDHSDATLNSYLQEKNCTWQFNPPHSSHMGSWERLIGITRRILDAMLLQSEQTRLTHEVLSTLMAEVMAIIYARPLLSVSTDPDMPTFFTPAMILTQKTSALEAPSGKFDPAELHTKQWKQVQCLADTFRKRWRREYLATLQSRQKWTDDKPNIKLGDVVLLKEKQAHRNDWPLGRVIKTFLSSDNKVQKAEVKTVKEGTVKVFLRPISDMVVLLT, from the coding sequence atgttttattgttttgttgtacaCGAAAACCATAGAGACTACCTCAGGTTCCTTTGGTATGAAGACAACAATCTCAGCAAGAAGGTCAGGGATTACAGAATGAAGGTCCATGTGTTTGGAAATAGCCCCTCACCAGCCGTGGCTATTTATTGCATGAGGTGCGCTGCAGCAGAGGGTGAGAGAGAGCATGGGGCTGATGCCAAGCAGTTTGTCATAAGACATTTTTACGTTGATGATGGACTTGCATCTGCACCTACCCCTGAAGAAGCAATTGACATCCTAACAAGATCACAGAAGATGCTAGCTGACTCCAACCTGAAATTGCACAAGATAGCATCCAACAGTCACAAGGTTATGGAAGCTTTTCCAGCTGATGAGAGGGCCAAGGATTTGAAGGATTTGGACCTCAGGTCAGATGATCTGCCCTTACAGCACAGCTTGGGGGTCCTGTGGAACCTGGAAACAGACAGTTTCACATTCAAAGTGTCTCAAGAGGAAAGACCATACACTAAGAGAGGTGTTTTGGCTACAGTCAACAGTTTGTATGACCCTTTAGGATTTGTGGCTCCTATAACAATGCAGGGAAAAGCTCTCCTTCGTGAACTCTCAGCTGAGCAGAATGACTGGGATGAACCACTTCCTTCAGAAAAGAAGGAGGAATGGAGTAGGTGGAAAGAATCATTGAAAGATCTCCAATGTCTTCAGATACCAAGGTGCTATGTTCCGTTCCCACAGTCCTCTGCCCAAAGAAAAGAGCTGTGCATCTTTTCAGATTCCTCCATAATAGCAATCGGAGCTGTTGCCTACATAAAGTGTATCGACAGTTTAGGTCAGCGGTACGTTGGATTCATTATGGGCAAATCCAAACTAGCCCCACGACCCGCACATACCGCCCCACGACTGGAGTTGTGCGCAGCTGTTCTAGCTGTGGAGCTTTATGAACTAGTTAGAGACGAGATAGACATTAACATGGATGCTGTGAAATTCTACACAGACAGTAAAATCGTCCTTGGATACATTCACAACAGCACAAGGAGATTTTACACATATGTTGCAAACAGAGTGACTCATATCCGTAAGTCTTCTCATCCTGAGCAGGGGCATTACATCTCTACAGAGAACAATCCTTCAGACCATGCCACCAGAGCTATCCATGCTTCTCACCTTCAATACAAAAATTGGTTCTCGGGACCATCATTCTTAACACAATCCAACCCAGAGCCAGCACAGATCGACATCTTCACTCTAGTGGAACCCGATGTAGATGTGGAGATACGACCTGATGTAGCAACTTTGATCACAACAACTACAGAAACACAGTTAAAGTCAAATCGCTTTGAAAGATTCTCTCATCGGATGACTCTATGCCGTGCCATAGCTTTGCTCATCCGTGTGGCAAGATCATTCAAGACAACTTCAGATCAGAGAAGCTTTAAAGGATGGAAGTGTAACACTGAGGCAAGCACCGTAAGTGAGATTTTTCGTGCAAAAGTTGTAATTATTCTTACTGTGCAGACTGAAATCTTCAGCGAAGAATTCAAATGTCTGGAAACGAAGCACACATTACCAAAGCAGAGTCCACTCAAAAAGCTCAACCCCATCATTGATGAAGATGGATTGCTTAGGGTCGAAGGTCGTCTCGCACCCGCCAACatgacaaaagaagaaaagcacccaCTTATTATTCCTCGTACTCATTACATTGCTACTCTCTTAGTGAGATACTACCATGAGAAGGTGGCGCACCAAGGACGTCACATCACAGAGGGAGCAATCAGAGCTGCAGGACTATGGATCATCGGGAGCAAATGCTTGGTCTCATCTGTTATCTTCAAATGTGTCATCTGTCGTAAAGTCAGAGGAACACTACAGATCCAAAAGATGGCAGACTTACCAGCTGACAGGCTCTCACCAATGCCACCCTTTACCAACGTTGGACTTGATGTCTTTGGTCCATGGACAGTTATGACGCGTCGCACAAAGGGAGGCAGTGCAGACAATAAAAGGTGGGCGGTACTTTTCACATGCATGACAACAAGAGCTGTGCACATTGAGCTTGTGGAATCCATGTCCACATTCAGCTTCATAAATGCATTGAGAAGATTTTTCTCAGTACGTGGACCTGCCAAGCTTCTTCGCTCTGACAGAGGCACTAATTTTATTGGTGCCTGTAAAGAATTGAAAATCGACCATAGTGATGCAACATTAAACAGCTACCTTCAGGAGAAAAACTGTACATGGCAGTTTAATCCCCCACATTCTTCACACATGGGATCATGGGAAAGACTCATTGGGATAACCAGGCGGATCCTGGATGCCATGCTTCTTCAGTCTGAACAAACTCGGCTCACACATGAAGTACTGAGTACCTTGATGGCTGAGGTGATGGCAATAATATATGCCAGACCATTACTGTCAGTGTCTACTGACCCAGACATGCCAACTTTTTTCACGCCGGCAATGATCTTAACTCAGAAGACCAGTGCTCTAGAGGCCCCATCTGGCAAATTTGACCCAGCAGAGCTTCATACTAAACAATGGAAACAAGTTCAGTGTCTTGCAGACACCTTCCGGAAGAGATGGAGGAGGGAGTACCTTGCCACTCTTCAGAGTCGACAAAAATGGACAGACGACAAGCCCAACATCAAACTTGGAGATGTTGTTTTGCTCAAAGAAAAACAAGCTCACAGGAATGACTGGCCGTTGGGACGTGTCATCAAAACATTCCTCAGCAGTGACAACAAGGTTCAAAAGGcagaagtaaaaacagtaaaagaagGAACTGTGAAAGTGTTTCTGAGACCAATCTCTGACATGGTtgttcttttaacttga